The Caballeronia sp. TF1N1 DNA window GCACGCGGATTGATTCGTCCGCGCACTCGAACGCGTCATGCGCCTCATGCGCGCGGCTTGAAGATGCCGTTGAGCTTGTCGCCGGGCGCGGCATCCGCGAAGCCGTCGAAGCGCCCTTCCACGAGGCCTTCCGCGGCGCGCATGACGCCGCCCCAGGCCGCGCGTGCCAGCGCGCCGCCGACGCTCACGCGCCGTACGCCCAGCGCGGCGACATCGGCAAGCGTGAACTCAGATGCCGAGCCAATCAGCAGATTGACGGGCTTCGGCGCGACGGCCGCAACCACCGCCGCAATCTGCTCGCGCGTCTTGATGCCGGGCGCGTAAAGGCAATCGGCGCCGGCTTCGGCGTAGGCCTTCAGACGCGCGATGGCATCGTCGAGGTCCGGTTTGCCCGCGAAAAAATTCTCGGCGCGGCCAATCAGCAACGTGTCGCCGCCGTTCTCGTCGATGGCGCGGCGTGCGGCCTTCATGCGCTCCACCCCGACATCGATGGCGAACAAAGGCGCGGATTCATCGCCGGTGGAATCTTCGATCGATAGTCCCGCCACGCCGGTCGCTATCGCCAGCTTCACGCTCGCTGCAATCTCTTGCGGCGTCTTGCCAAAGCCGCTTTCGAAGTCCGCGTTGACGGGAAGGTCGGTGGCATCGACCAGTTCTTTCAGATGCGCGAGAACGGCGTCGCGCTCGACCGTGTTGTCGGCGTGACCCTTGGACCAGGCGAAGCCGGAACTCGTCGTTGCGATAGCCTTGAAGCCCAGTGTTTCGAGGTATCGCGCGCTGCCGATGTCCCATGGATTGGGCAAGACGAAGCAGCCGGAATCATGAAGTGCGCGGAAGGCCGAGCGTTTTTCGGCGACGGTGCGAGGCATGAGCGTGTCTCCCTGGTTGGTCGCCCATGATCTTGCGGTTGGGGATGAAGCGCAAGGGCAAGCCCCAAGCAATGCGCTCGCTTCTTGCGCAACCGCTACGCGATCTGGCCTTCGGCCGAACCGCCCGCGGCTCTGACGGCGAGCGCGTCGCCGACATCTTCCGTATCGGCCAGCGAATCGCTCGCATCCGCCAGGCCGAGATTGCGTCGCCAACTCGCGGGCGGCGTGCCGAACTCGCGCTTGAACGCGCGATTGAACGCCGCCTCGGATTCATAACCCACTTGCTCGGCGACGGCCGCAAGCGAGCTGGTCCCGTTGCGCAATTCCTGCGCGGCAATCTGCAGACGCCAGCGCGCAAGATATTGCATAGGCGGCTGGCCGAGCAGTTGCGTGAAGCGCTGCGCCAGCGCGGAACGCGAGAGGCCTGCCTTGCGCGCGAGTTCATCGACGGTCCAGCCGTGTGCCGGCTGCGCGTGCAGCAACGCGAGCGCGCGTCCCACGAAACGATCGCTCACGCCCGCGAGCCAGCCTTTGCGATCGTCCGGCAATGCGTCGATGCAGCGCCGCACCGCTTCCACGAAAAGCAGTTCCGACAATCGCGCCAGCACGATCGCGCTGCCGACGCGACATTCGGCGGCCTCGACAGCCGCGAGTTTGAGCGATGTTTCGAGCCACGCCGATTGCGGGTCGTTGCGCATGTCGACCTTGAACAAGCGCGGCAGTGCCGCGAGCACGGGATTGGTCAGGGTATCGTCGCAAGCGAGAAAGCCGCAGATCAGACGCGTGTGCGCGCCGCCTCCGCCATAACTCAGCTTCATCACTTCGCCCGGCGACGTTTCCAGATACTTCGAGAGCATGGCGCTTGCCGACGCGGGCGTGAGTTCGAGCGAACTGCCCATCAGATGCGCTTCGCCTTGAGGCACGACAAGCAATTCACCCGCGCTCACGTGAATGGCGGAAGCGGGGTCGCCTGTAAGCGAGGCCCAGCAACTGCCTTCCGTGATGAGGTGATACGAGACGATGCGCTCGGTGCGCGGCAAAAACGTCGCGCACAAGTCGGGCGTGGCGTGGCCGAAGACGCACCAGGGTGCTGTGAATTCGCCATTTAGATAAACCGCCCCGCCGAGACGCACGAGGCGAAGCACGTCGGAAAGCGCATCCATGTAGGCGCCCATCAGTTTCGGCGTCCTGCGCAAAATATCTGGACGCGTGGTCATTCCATAAGCCGGCTCGCGTGCTGATACTAGCACTCATGCGACCTTGCAACAACGAACGCGAAACGGTTCGTCGGACGAGACGCGCATCCACGAAATCAGGAGGACGGCATGAGTCAGGCAGAGGAGTATCGCGGTCAATGTTTTTGCGGTGCAGTGCAATTCACGGTACATGGAAAACCAGAAGGCATGGGCTATTGCCATTGCGCGTCGTGCCGAAGCTGGTCGGCAAGTCCGCTCAACGCATTCACGCTCTGGAAGCCCGAGGCATTGGAAGTGACGCGCGGCGCGGATGATATCGGCACTTACAACAAGACCGAGAACAGCTATCGCAAATGGTGCAGGAACTGCGGCGGTCATCTCTTCACGGAACATCCGGGGCTCGGGCTCGTCGATGTCTTCGCCGCCAACCTGACGGACTTTCCCTACGAAGCCGGTGTGCACGTCAATTACGCCGAAACGGTGTTGCGCATGAAAGACGGCTTGCCCAAACTGAAGGACTTTCCAGCCGAATTGGGCGGCTCGGGCGTGAGCGTGGCCGAATGATCGCTAGATTGCCCGTTGCCGCGCGGGCAGTCTCGATTGCGATATCGCGGCGCCATCGGAACAGCAGCACATCATGCATGTCGCATCGCTGCCCTTGCCTTTTCAGGAGTTCGTCATGACCGCAGCCGATTCCGCTTTCTCGCCCGCCGCCGACCTCGCCGCCGTCAAGGTTCGTCAACAAGCCGCCTGGTCGACCGGCAACTACGCCGTCGTCGGCACCACGCTGCAGATCGTCGGCGAGAATCTTTGCGAAGCGCTCGACTTGCGCGCGGGCAGCCGCGTGCTCGACGTCGCCGCCGGCAATGGCAACGCGACCCTCGCCGCCGCGCGCCGCTGGTGCGATGTCACGTCGACCGATTACGTCGCCGCGCTGCTCGATGCAGGCCGCGCCCGCGCCACGGCTGAAGGGCTCGCCGTGCAGTTTCAGGAAGCGGACGCGGAAGCGCTGCCCTACGCCGACGCATCGTTCGATATCGTGATGTCCACGTTCGGCGTAATGTTCACGCCCGATCAAGCCAAGGCGGCCCGCGAACTTGCGCGCGTGTGCAAACCAGGCGGCAAGATCGGGCTCGCGAACTGGACGCCGGAGAGTTTCATCGGACAAGTGTTCAAGACGATCGGCAAATACATTGCGCCGCCAGCCGGCGTGATGTCGCCTGCGCTCTGGGGCACGAAGGCGCGGCTCGACGCGCTGTTCGACGGCAGCGCGCAGGAAATCGTCGCGACGAGTCGCGATTTCACGTTTCGGTATCGCTCGGCCGCGCATTTCATGGACGTGTTCCGCACGTATTACGGGCCGATGAACAAGGCTATCGGCGCACTCGAAGGCGAGCGTCAGGCGGCGTTTCTAGGTGAGATGATGGCGCTGATCGAGAGCCGCAATCGTTCGGGCGACGCGACGCTCGTGCTGCCAAGCGAGTATCTCGAAGTCGTGGTGACGCGGCTGTGAAAGGCTCGAAACGCCGCCGGCTTTTCGACTGCGGCTCGCGCCTGTGGTCGTCCGTCTGCCTGTTCGGCCTTCGATACGGCCACGTGCTTCTGGCGCTGCCGCTCTGCTCGTCGGTATGTTTCTTCGGATGGCGGTTCGCGTTATCGACTTTAGGGCTGGGCGTTTAGACCTGTTTCGCCGCGCTCGCGTGCGCGGCGAAACAGGTGCGGTCATCGTGTGTTATTCCGTCAGGTGCGACCCTGCGAGGCGCGAATACCGCAAAGGGCCCGATATCCATGAGACAGGCGATCACCATCAGAACCGTTGCGCGCACGCTCTTGCTGCTGCTCGCTTCGCTTCACGCGTTCGCTCAATCCTCGCGTCCGTCCGATGCGCAGATGCTCGGCATTCTGCTCGTTGCGAATCAGGCCGAGATTGCGACCGGTCAGCTTGCGTTGCGCCGGACGCAATCGCGCAGCGTGCAGAGCTTCGCGAGCCGGATGGTCTCGGAACACGGACAGGTTTATCAGGAAGGCTTGGCGCTGTTGCAAAGACTCGGCGCAGAGGCGCAGCCAAGCGGCGTAAGCGACGACCTGACACGACAAACGCGCGATGACTTGCGAACCCTCGACAACGCCGATGCCCGCGATTTCGACCTTACTTATCTGAACCGCGAAGTCTTCTTCCTGCAACAGCTCGTGAAGTCCGTGGATGGCTTCATCCGTTCGACTGCGAGCGCCGATCTCAAGACGTTGCTCGTGCGCTCGCGTCCGTCCTTCATTCTGCAACTGGATCAGGCGCACAGGCTGCAACTGGCGCTCGATCGTCCGGGCTTTTCGCATTGACAAAAAAACGCGGCGGCCCGGAAAGGCCACCGCGTTCGTCGAACACGCTTTGCAGCGATTACTTCAGGTCGAAGCGGTCTGCATTCATCACCTTCGTCCACGCCGCCACGAAGTCGCGCACGAACTTCTCCTTGCCGTCTTCGCTTGCATAGACTTCGGCGAGCGCGCGCAGTTGCGCATGCGAACCGAAGATGAGGTCGACGCGCGTTCCCGTCCACTTCACCGCGCCGGTCTTGCGATCGGCGCCTTCGAACGCGTCACGCGCTTCCGTGATCGGCGTCCACTCCGTTTCCATATCGAGCAAGTTGCGGAAGAAGTCGTTGGTCAGCGTCTCCGGCTTGTCCGTGAACACGCCGTGCGTCTCGGTCCCGGCGCGCACGTTCAAGACGCGCAAGCCACCGACGAGCGCGGTCATTTCAGGCGCGGTCAGGTTCAGCAACTGCGCCTTGTCGATCAGCAACGCTTCCGCCGGCACGCCGTACTTCTGCTTGAGATAGTTGCGAAAGCCATCGGCGGCGGGTTCGAGCATGCCGACCGATTCCAGGTCCGTCTGATCCTGCGACGCATCCATGCGGCCCGGCTTGAACGGCACGCTCACCTCGTGCCCCGCCTTGTCCGCGGCCTGCTCGATAGCCACGCCGCCCGCAAGCACGATCAGATCGGCAATCGACACTTTCTTGCCGCCCGACTGCGCGCCGTTGAACTCGCCCTGAATGCCTTCGAGCGCCTTCAGCACCTTCGCCAGTTGCGCCGGCTGATTGACTGCCCAGTCTTTTTGCGGCGCGAGACGAATACGCGCACCGTTCGCGCCGCCGCGCTTGTCCGAGCCACGGAACGTCGAAGCCGATGCCCACGCGGTCGTCACCAGTTCCCCGACCGATAACCCTGCCGACGCGATTTTCTGCTTCAACGCGGCCACATCCTGCTCGTCGATCACGGGATGATCGAGCGCGGGAATCGGGTCCTGCCAGACGAACTCTTCCTGCGGCACTTCCGGCCCGAGATAGCGCGCACGCGGTCCCATGTCGCGGTGCGTGAGCTTGAACCACGCCTGCGCGAAGGCATCGGCGAACTCTTGCGGGTTGTCCTTGAAGCGGCGCGAGATCTTCTCGTAAGCCGGATCGAAGCGCAGCGACAAGTCCGTGGTCAGCATGGTGGGCCGCAGCTTTTTCGACGCATCGTGCGCGTGCGGAATGGTCTCTGCCGAATCTTTGGCGATCCACTGATTCGCGCCCGCCGGGCTCTTGGTGAGTTCCCATTCGTGGCCGAAAAGGTTCTCGAAGAAGCCGTTGCCCCATTGCGTCGGCGTCGAGGTCCAGGTGACTTCGAGACCGCTCGTGATGGTGTCCGCGCCACGGCCCGTGCCGAACGTGCTGTTCCAGCCGAGGCCCATGGTTTCAAGTTCCGCGCCTTCCGGCTCCGCGCCCACGTTATCCGACGGACCCGCGCCGTGCGTCTTCCCGAAGGTGTGGCCACCCGCGATCAGCGCGACGGTTTCTTCGTCGTTCATGGCCATGCGGCCGAAGGTATCGCGAATATCATGCGCTGCCGCAAGCGGATCGGGGTTGCCATCCGGGCCTTCCGGGTTGACGTAGATCAGGCCCATCTGCACCGCGCCAAGCGGATTTTCCAGATCGCGCCCGCCATCCGTGCGGCTTTGTTCGATGCCGTGCATTTGCGCATCGGCGGTGATCACGCCTTCATCGTCGTCCTTGCCGGCCGCGCCCTTGCCGTAGCGGACATCGCCGCCGAGCCAGGTTTTTTCGTTGCCCCAGTAGACGTCCTGGTCCGGCTCCCACGTATCTTCGCGACCGCCCGCGAAACCGAGCGTCTTGAAGCCCATGGTTTCGAGCGCGACGTTGCCGGTGAGAATCAGCAGGTCAGCCCACGAGATTTTCTGACCGTATTTCTGCTTGATCGGCCAAAGAAGGCGTCGTGCCTTGTCGAGACTGACATTGTCCGGCCAGCTATTGAGCGGCGCGAAACGTTGCTGACCGCGCCCGCCGCCTCCGCGTCCATCGCCGGTGCGATACGTGCCCGCGCTATGCCATGCCATGCGGATGAAAAGCGGACCGTAGTGGCCGAAGTCGGCGGGCCACCACTCCTGCGAGTCGGTCATGAGCGCGGCGAGATCTTGCTTGACTGCCGCGAGATCGAGACTCTTGAAAGCTTCCGCGTAATTGAAGTTGCTGTCGAGCGGATTGGACTTGTTCGAATGCTGACTGAGCAGGTCCACGCGCAACTGTTTTGGCCACCAGTCACGGTTCGTCGTGCCACCGCCAGCGGTGTGATTGAACGGACACTTCGATTCGTTTGACATGCGTTACCTCCTTGGGGGACTTGCCTCTGCTTGCTTGTTTTACATGGCGCCGACGCGTGGTCCCGTGTGGACGAAGAAAGCGCCGGCTGTGTCGATGGGTCCGACCTTGGATTCAGGTTGCCGCCGATCATTCGTTGGCGTCACGCGTCTGACATGGTGCGTCGCACAAGCATTGTGTCGATGACAGCCGGCGGCTTCCAACAATATATGTGAGAGCCGTCGGCAGATGAAATGCATTTGTGGCAATGCCGCCGATAGAACGCCCCTATAAGAATAGCGAGGCTCGCGAGAATTTGCAGGTGGAGTGTGAGCGACGGTCCGACACCCTGGCGTTACGTCAAGTCGTCCATTCGGGAAATAGGCAGCAAGTCGGCGACGTTGGACCATTTGACAACACACTTAGGCGTTGTCAAAATATCCAACACCAAAGCGGTTTTGATTGAGGATGAGCGACTCGAATTCGCGGGATCGGGGTTCGCGGAAATCGTCTTGTGGCACGTTCCCGTGCGCGTGCAAGGGTGTACTCATTTCTATAAATATCGGTTCGCTTATGTGGCGGCAAGCACATGCGTTCTTCGCTATGACAACGAACGCGGCAAGGGCGATCATCGGCACTTTGCCGGCGTCGAGTCGCCCTACGAATTTTCTACGCCTCAGCAGTTGTATGCAGACTTCTGGGCCGATGTAGCAATCTGGAACAGATGGAGGGCAAGATGAAGAAAACCGCAACTATCCGCATTTCTTCACTCGAAGAACTCACCGAGCGCTTCAATGCGGCAGTAGAGAATGGCAAACCCCTCCACGGCCGCAACTTCTCCTACGCCACGCCCGAGCTCCTCTTTCGCACCTTCACCACGCCGCGCTGGCGCATCATTCGCGTGATGACGGGCGCGGGGCCGATGTCCATCCGCGAGCTGGCCCGCCGGCTCGAGCGCGATGTGAAGGGCGTGCATCGCGATGTGCAAGCGCTTTTGCAAGCCGGCCTCATGGAAAACGATGCGAACGGCGCGATTATCTTTCCCTACGACACCGTGCACGTGAATTTCAAACTGAAGGCGGCCGACTTATCGCCGTTGGCGAGCGAGCACGAGTCGGCAGCCGCGTCTGTTGTCGAAGATCGCGCGGCCTTGCCTCAACGTACGCCGAGTACGCCCCGTACGCCACGCACATCACCCGCACCACGCGTATCACGCAAGCGCGCCGCAAGCGCACGACCGGCGGGTAATCGCTAGCCACCTAACTCCAGTCGTCCATGTCGTGCTTGATGCTGTGCCGATTTGCAATGAGCGTCTCAACGCTGGGCTCGTTATTCATCGCACGCTGAATGGCGAGCTTGGTCGCTTCGTAATTCGTGCGATACATGTCTTTCTTGTCGAGGTTCGCGTCGGTGGCGCAGCGCGGGTCGATCCACACGAGGCTGATGATGCACAGATCGTTGGCCTGATCCTTCGGCAAGATGCCTTCGATCAAGCAATCGACCACTGCGTCCGCCGTCGCGGATTGCACCACGCCGCCGAACAGGTCGATATTCGCCATGTCCTTGAGCGTGACCTTCGGGACGATGATCGTCGCCGGACGCACCAACTGGTTGCACGCGCGGATGGCGAACATGGCGGTATGCCCTTTCGACTGCGCCATCATGTTGGCGAAGGCGTGACCGACCGGCCCATCCACGCGGCCGATCAGGATTTCGGGCATTGCATCGGTGGCTTGTCCGGGGGCGGCAAAAACGGTGGCCTCGCCGGCGCGAAACGTCAGGTCCAGACTCATGGTGTCTCCTTGCAGGGCTCGAAGTGGTCGAAGGAGAACAGCCAACGCAAGGACGATGCCAGAACAGATCCGGAGCCCGAGGCGCTTTACCGATCGACGATCACGCGCTGGCTGTACCAAAACAGTAACCGCTCAGCGTGACACTTTGTCCATCTCGCGACAAGCGCGACCTGCTCAGAACGTCGACAACGTCAACGTGTTCTGCACGGACTTCACGCCCGGCACGCCTTCCGCGATATGCGTCGCCAGGTCGACCTGCGCCGTCTCCGGCACCCATCCTTCCAGTACTACGGCGCCGTTATTCGCTCGCACGGTGATGCCGCTTGCGCGCAAGCCTTTCGCTTTCTCGAGCGCATTGAGCACTCGCCGCACGAGCGCGCGGTCCGCGGCTTTCGACGATGACGCCGCCGCGCCCGTTACCGCCGAAGCCATTGTCACGCTTGCGGGCGACGCAAATTTCGCGGCGCCGCCCTGCGCGAACGCACACACCGATGCCATGCCGACACATGCGAGCGCCGCTGCCGTCGCGCGCACTCCAATTCGAATCAGAACCATGACCACCTCTCATGTGAAAACCAGCGCTTACTCAGAACCGATGCGTCATGCCCGCCGCGACCAGCGTTTCCGTTGCATTGAGCCCGTTCGGCGAGATGCCCGGCCAGCCCGCCGTCGACGTGCCGTTGTTCTTGAGAAAGCCCGCGCGCCCGTAGAACGCCGTGCGCTTGGAAATGCTGTGATCGAAGCCCGCTTGCACGAGCCACGCGTTGTCGTGCACGCCACGCGCGACGCGCTGCATGGCCGCGATCTCGATGGTGTCGGCGGGCGTTGCCTGGATCGTCGCGCCTGCTTCCATCGTGCTGAATGGATGCCCGGCGTTCAGACGCGCGGCAAGCGAACCCGCGGGCGTATCCTTCGGGCGGTGATAGGCGTAGTTGAACTGGAAGTTCACCGGCCCGACGCGATAGGCAAGCGCGCCCGTGAAGTGCTCCGTGCCGAGCGTCGGCAGCGTGGCGGGCAGGCCCGGCATGGTCTTCGAACCCGGATGCTGATTCTGGTAAGCGACGCCCGCGTAGAGGCCGTGCCCCGCGTAACTCGCGGCGATGTCGAGCATGTTGCCGGTAGTCAGCGGGTACGGCTGCGCGACACTCGCCGCGAGCGCGTACATGCCCCGCAGCTCGACACCTCCCATGTTCTGGGTCTTGTAGACGATGGCGTTGCTCGAACGCCCGCCAGCCGTTTGCGTGGCGAGCGTATTGCGATCGACAGTCGTCGAGGCGGCGGCGAGCGGCGAGAGCGCTTCGTTGGCACGGAACGGGTCCGACGGATAGAGCAGCCAGAAGGTCGGCTGGTACTGACGCCCGACTTGCAGCGAACCGTACTTTTCGTGCGTCAGGGCAACCCAGGCCTGTCGATAAAACATGGCGGACGAGTCCACCTGCGACGTGCCGTTGTTGACGTTGAAGCCGCCTTCGAGCGTGAATACCGCCTTCAATCCGCCGCCCAGATCTTCGCTGCCTTTGAAGCCGAGCAGCGAGGCGCTATTGCCGCCGCTTCTGAGCGACCACGATTGCTGCCCGCCATTGGCGAGAAACTGGAAAAACGTGTCCGCCACGCCATACAACGTGACGCTGGACTGCGCGGCCGCGCTTCCTGCTGTCAGCCCGAGTATGGCGGCGCATAGCCCTTTGCTGCTGAAGCGCATGCATGTCTCCTGGTTATATCCTGCCGATTCGCGGCGAAACATCGCGATCGGGCGATGACCGCCATTGCAGCCACGTCATCGCCCTTCGCAGCCAGTGTTGCAGCGGCGCGCGGCAAGGCGACCCCCCTTGCAGGGTGGGGGATGGGATAACCCCGATTATTCAGTATGTCTTATTATCGAGATGCATCGCGATTTGAGCGCAACGCGCGATTCCGCTATCCTGTTGCAACCGATACCAAAACGCCCCGCCGATGCTCACCCTCGACTCCCGCGACACCGCCATGCTGCAGGGCGCTTTCGGCGCCGGCCCCGCGCTTGCCATGCGCATCGTCGCTGCGACGGCGCGTGTCATGAACGCCAGCGCGCTCATCGACGTCACCTGCGCGCATATCGACGGCTGTCTGTATCACGGCGCGGCGAGTCTCGACTTCGTGGAACGTTTCGTCGCGAGCGGCGCGAAAATCGCGGTGCCGACCACGCTCAATGTCGGCTCGCTCGATCTGATTCACCCGGAGCTGTATCGCGGAGATTCGGCAACGGCCAACGCGGCGAAGCGCCTGATGAACGCGCATCTCGAACTCGGCTGCGAGGCGAGCTTCACGTGCGCGCCGTATCAGTTGAAGCGTCGGCCGCGGCTCGGCGATCAGATCGCGTGGGCGGAATCGAATGCCATCGTGTTCGCCAATTCCGTGCTCGGCGCGCGCACCAGCCGTTACGGCGACTTTCTGGATCTCGCGGCGGCCATTACCGGCCGCGTGCCGCATGCGGGCTTGCATGTCACGGAGAATCGCGCGGCGCGGGTGGTGATCGAAGCGCCGGACTTGAACGCGTCGTCACATCGCGACGCCGACTTCGCCACGCTCGGTTTTCTGCTGGGCGGCGAAGCGGGCGCCACGGTCGCGGCCATCACCGGTCTGCCCGGCGACACCAGCGAAGACGAACTCAAGGCGCTCGGCGCGGCGGCGGCATCCAGCGGTTCGGTGGCGCTCTTTCATGCGGTCGGCATCACGCCCGAAGCGCCGACGCTCGATGCCGCGCTGCAAGGCCGCAGGCCCGAACGGACCGTCCGCGTGAGCGCCGCCGATCTCGCCGCCATCCGCCGCCGCTGGAATCAGGCCCGACCCGGCGCTCCGCTCGCCGCCGTGAGCCTCGGCACGCCGCATTTTTCCGTCGATGAGTTCCGCGCGCTCTCGTCGCTCTTCGATCGCTACAAAGGCGCCATGCGTTGCGACTTCTACGTGAATACGAGCCGCTACGTGCTCTGGCAACTGGAAGACGACGGCATGGCGGAGCGGCTGGCCGCGCGTGGCGTGCAGATCGTCGTGGACACCTGCACGTACATCACGCCGGTAATGAAGCAGATCACCGGTCTCGTCATGACCAATTCGGGCAAGTGGGCGCATTACGCGCCCGCGAATATCGGCGTGACGGTGGCCTTTGGCAGCATGAACGAATGCGTACGCTCGGCGTTCGAAGGAAAGGTGTGTATCGATGAAGCCAACTGATTCCTTGAGCGCCACCGTGCTCGTTCCGGGCCAGGCGCGTGGCCTTTCCATAGCCCTTGCGCCGCTCAGTTTCTGGGGCGGCTACGACGCAGAACGCGGCGTCATCGTCGACAAGACGCATGCGGGTTGCGGCCAAAGTCTCACCGCGCGCGTGCTGGTCATGCCGCGTGCGCGCGGGTCGAGTTCGAGCAGCAGCGTGCTTGCCGAGGCCTTGCGCAATGGCATGGGGCCGTGCGGCATCGTGCTTGGCGAGCGCGATCTGATTCTGTCCATTGGCGCAATCACGGCCAACGAGCTGTACGGGCTGAACGTGCCCGTCGTCATGGTCGATGAACCCGCGCTCGCCACGCTAGGCAAAGGCGAATTCATGCTCGAGATCGACGCACCGGATCACGAAGACCCAACGCGCGAGGCATGCATTCGCGTCACCGCGCCATGATCGCCTCGACCACCGCGACAATCTGCTGCGCCGCGATCTTCACATGCTGTTCGAGCAGCTTCGCGCCGAGTTTCGCATCGCGCTTGCGGCATGCGGCGACCATCGCCATGTGCTCGTCGTGCGACTGCTGACGGATCGGCACCTGCTTCACCTGAAACCGGAAATAGCGGTCGCTGCGGTCGTGCAGCACGCGCAACATCTGCAGCGTGATATCGCGGTGCGCAGGCACGTAGAGCGTTTCGTGAAAGCGCCAGTTGAGTTGCCCCCACATGCCGGATTCCGCGCCGTCCATCTCCGTGACGAGATTTTCGGCCCGGGCAATTTCGCCTTCGGTGATATGCGGAATGGCTTGCGAAAACAGCCACGGCTCCAGACGCAAGCGAATCTCGAACGTCTCCTGCACTTCCTCGATCGACAACTCCGCCACGTACGCGCCTTTGTGCGGCACGTTGGTCAAAAGGCCCTCACCCGTCAGACGCGTGATCGCTTCGCGAATCGGCACGCGGCTCACGCCGAGCTCATCCGCGAGCGCTTCCTGCCGCAGCGCTTCTCCGGGCGCGAGATCGCCGCTCAGAATACGCTGCCGGATAGCGGTCGTGACGAGTTCGACCGTGGTCGTGCGCACGATCTTGCGGGTGGCGTCGCTCGCGGCGGCGGGTCTTGATTTCGGCGCGGCCAATGGCATGGCGTGGGTCTTCTTGGTTTCTGCTGCGGACATTCGGCGCGGGAATCGTAGCACGCGGCCTAGAGTAGGTTCTCGCGCACCCACGCGCCGTTTTTCATCACGCCGGAGACGCGCTCCCCTTGCCCCGTCAAGACGCGAATGTCCTTGAGCGGATCGCCGTCGACGACGAGCAAATCCGCGTACGCGCCCGCCGCGATCACGCCGAGCTTGCCCTGCATGTTGAGGATGTCCGCGCCCACGGCAGTGGCCTGGCGAATGGCTTCGAACGAGCCGACGATATCCGCGCGTATCGACAGTTCGTCGCTCTGATACTCATGCATCTCGCCCAATAGATCCGTGCCGAGGCCCATTTTCACGCCGCGCTCGTGCAGCAGTTCGAGCGCCTTCAACCCTTGCACGCGCACCGCTTCGTTCTTTTCGAGCGACAAGGCCGAAATGCCGATCTGCGCGCCGACGCGGTTCATCGCGTCATAGACGACGAGCGTCGGCACCGCGAACGCGCCGTGTTCGGCCATGACATCGGCGGCTTCTTCATCGATGAGATTGCCGTGCTCGATGGTCCGCACTCCGAGCTTCACCACGCGCGCGATGGCTTTCGGCGTGTACGCATGCGCCATCACGTAGGTCTGATGCGACGCGGCTTCCTCGACGGCGGCCTTCACTTCATCGACGGAGAATTGCAGATTGCCGAT harbors:
- a CDS encoding DUF6516 family protein, coding for MSDGPTPWRYVKSSIREIGSKSATLDHLTTHLGVVKISNTKAVLIEDERLEFAGSGFAEIVLWHVPVRVQGCTHFYKYRFAYVAASTCVLRYDNERGKGDHRHFAGVESPYEFSTPQQLYADFWADVAIWNRWRAR
- a CDS encoding GFA family protein; this encodes MSQAEEYRGQCFCGAVQFTVHGKPEGMGYCHCASCRSWSASPLNAFTLWKPEALEVTRGADDIGTYNKTENSYRKWCRNCGGHLFTEHPGLGLVDVFAANLTDFPYEAGVHVNYAETVLRMKDGLPKLKDFPAELGGSGVSVAE
- a CDS encoding DUF4142 domain-containing protein, whose translation is MRQAITIRTVARTLLLLLASLHAFAQSSRPSDAQMLGILLVANQAEIATGQLALRRTQSRSVQSFASRMVSEHGQVYQEGLALLQRLGAEAQPSGVSDDLTRQTRDDLRTLDNADARDFDLTYLNREVFFLQQLVKSVDGFIRSTASADLKTLLVRSRPSFILQLDQAHRLQLALDRPGFSH
- the katG gene encoding catalase/peroxidase HPI: MSNESKCPFNHTAGGGTTNRDWWPKQLRVDLLSQHSNKSNPLDSNFNYAEAFKSLDLAAVKQDLAALMTDSQEWWPADFGHYGPLFIRMAWHSAGTYRTGDGRGGGGRGQQRFAPLNSWPDNVSLDKARRLLWPIKQKYGQKISWADLLILTGNVALETMGFKTLGFAGGREDTWEPDQDVYWGNEKTWLGGDVRYGKGAAGKDDDEGVITADAQMHGIEQSRTDGGRDLENPLGAVQMGLIYVNPEGPDGNPDPLAAAHDIRDTFGRMAMNDEETVALIAGGHTFGKTHGAGPSDNVGAEPEGAELETMGLGWNSTFGTGRGADTITSGLEVTWTSTPTQWGNGFFENLFGHEWELTKSPAGANQWIAKDSAETIPHAHDASKKLRPTMLTTDLSLRFDPAYEKISRRFKDNPQEFADAFAQAWFKLTHRDMGPRARYLGPEVPQEEFVWQDPIPALDHPVIDEQDVAALKQKIASAGLSVGELVTTAWASASTFRGSDKRGGANGARIRLAPQKDWAVNQPAQLAKVLKALEGIQGEFNGAQSGGKKVSIADLIVLAGGVAIEQAADKAGHEVSVPFKPGRMDASQDQTDLESVGMLEPAADGFRNYLKQKYGVPAEALLIDKAQLLNLTAPEMTALVGGLRVLNVRAGTETHGVFTDKPETLTNDFFRNLLDMETEWTPITEARDAFEGADRKTGAVKWTGTRVDLIFGSHAQLRALAEVYASEDGKEKFVRDFVAAWTKVMNADRFDLK
- a CDS encoding class I SAM-dependent methyltransferase, coding for MTAADSAFSPAADLAAVKVRQQAAWSTGNYAVVGTTLQIVGENLCEALDLRAGSRVLDVAAGNGNATLAAARRWCDVTSTDYVAALLDAGRARATAEGLAVQFQEADAEALPYADASFDIVMSTFGVMFTPDQAKAARELARVCKPGGKIGLANWTPESFIGQVFKTIGKYIAPPAGVMSPALWGTKARLDALFDGSAQEIVATSRDFTFRYRSAAHFMDVFRTYYGPMNKAIGALEGERQAAFLGEMMALIESRNRSGDATLVLPSEYLEVVVTRL
- a CDS encoding oxaloacetate decarboxylase, whose amino-acid sequence is MPRTVAEKRSAFRALHDSGCFVLPNPWDIGSARYLETLGFKAIATTSSGFAWSKGHADNTVERDAVLAHLKELVDATDLPVNADFESGFGKTPQEIAASVKLAIATGVAGLSIEDSTGDESAPLFAIDVGVERMKAARRAIDENGGDTLLIGRAENFFAGKPDLDDAIARLKAYAEAGADCLYAPGIKTREQIAAVVAAVAPKPVNLLIGSASEFTLADVAALGVRRVSVGGALARAAWGGVMRAAEGLVEGRFDGFADAAPGDKLNGIFKPRA
- a CDS encoding AraC family transcriptional regulator; protein product: MDALSDVLRLVRLGGAVYLNGEFTAPWCVFGHATPDLCATFLPRTERIVSYHLITEGSCWASLTGDPASAIHVSAGELLVVPQGEAHLMGSSLELTPASASAMLSKYLETSPGEVMKLSYGGGGAHTRLICGFLACDDTLTNPVLAALPRLFKVDMRNDPQSAWLETSLKLAAVEAAECRVGSAIVLARLSELLFVEAVRRCIDALPDDRKGWLAGVSDRFVGRALALLHAQPAHGWTVDELARKAGLSRSALAQRFTQLLGQPPMQYLARWRLQIAAQELRNGTSSLAAVAEQVGYESEAAFNRAFKREFGTPPASWRRNLGLADASDSLADTEDVGDALAVRAAGGSAEGQIA